The Mycobacteriales bacterium DNA segment CGCTCATGGCGCTCCATGCCGCACATCCCGCGCTCTACGCCCGCTTCGGATTTGCCCCGGCCATCCGTTCCATGTCAGTGGAACTCGACTGTTCCCGGTTCAGCCTGCGGAGTCGTCCGGCCGGGACGGTGCACGACGTCGACCCGCGACGTGCGGACGACATGGCCCGCATCGTTGCGACATCCTCGGGCCCGTTCAGCTTTGGAGCCCTGGGCCTCACCGACCCACCCGCAGGGCACGCACCTCGGGACGTGGGCGACGCAGACCGCTGTCTCATCCACGCGGATGAGGGAGGGAAGATCGACGGCGTATTGACTTACGCGTTCCAAGGGTGGACCCCTCAAGCGCAGGTCCTGGAGGTTCGTTCGGAGACGTACGCCACGACCGACGCCCATGCGGCCCTCTGGCAGACGGTCGCGTCCACCGGGATTGCCACAACGGTGTCCGCGACCGACGTTCGTCTCGACGACCCGCTTCCGTGGATGCTCACAGACCGCGCGGCTTGGCGGGTTACGGGTCTAACTGACGGGCTCTCGCTTCGCATCCTGGATCCGGCCAGAGCGCTGAAGCTACGGGGCTACACCGGTCCCGCTTCAGAACTGGCGATCGAAGTCATCGACCAGACAGGGACGGCCGCCGGCAAGTGGCTCGTCCGTGCTTCGGACAGTCACGCACACGTCGACACGACATCGCGGCCGGCCGACGTCACGTTGGACGCGAAAGAACTCGCGGCCATCTTCCTCGGCAGCACGCGCACGATCACACTTCTTGAGGCCGGTCTGGTCACGGCATCCCGCGCTGCTGCCCACGCGCTTGACGCTCTACTGCAACGGCCCGTGGAGGCATCGTCGTCGCTGCACTTCTGAGCACCATGTGCACAAGCGGCCGGGGTGCGGATCACCACCGTTACGTCAAGCAGCTACTCATCTGGCGCGGAGCTGCTCTAGGGTGTGAAGACGGGTACCGATTAGAGGACCAGCCATGTCAGCAAAGTTCGTACTCACCCGCAACGCCGCCGGTCGGTTTCGCGTCGATCTGCGCTCCTCCAACGGGCGTGTCCTAGCCTCCGGCGAGACCTACAAGACCAAAGCAGCCGCGCTCAACGGCATCAAGTCCATCCGCAAAAGCGCGGCCGACGCGTCCTTCGACGATCAGACGGTGGCCACGAAACCAGCCCTCGCCTCGGTAGCCGACGCGGCTAAGCCGGTGAAGGCAGCCGCGGAGAACGTCGCCGAAGGC contains these protein-coding regions:
- a CDS encoding GNAT family N-acetyltransferase; the protein is MQYRNFPARCTDEGPDPQTRSWMISRFNGFLQPVPPADRLGAIAAAWQYERRTLHAIYDLSPRPDAALDPEIPVATLATFEAGLDAAGPADIPCTLIADVTVRPTHQGWGLMRRLMRAVATDAFNAGVPLMALHAAHPALYARFGFAPAIRSMSVELDCSRFSLRSRPAGTVHDVDPRRADDMARIVATSSGPFSFGALGLTDPPAGHAPRDVGDADRCLIHADEGGKIDGVLTYAFQGWTPQAQVLEVRSETYATTDAHAALWQTVASTGIATTVSATDVRLDDPLPWMLTDRAAWRVTGLTDGLSLRILDPARALKLRGYTGPASELAIEVIDQTGTAAGKWLVRASDSHAHVDTTSRPADVTLDAKELAAIFLGSTRTITLLEAGLVTASRAAAHALDALLQRPVEASSSLHF
- a CDS encoding DUF1508 domain-containing protein; this translates as MSAKFVLTRNAAGRFRVDLRSSNGRVLASGETYKTKAAALNGIKSIRKSAADASFDDQTVATKPALASVADAAKPVKAAAENVAEGIAGLFREKPAPAKKPAKKPAKKRPAQKASKATTPRKQAAKKR